The window TAAAAGGCTCGAGTGCCGTGGTCACACGGGCTCAAAGAGACGTACTTTTGCACCCACGCCCGAGTCAACATTTGCCCCGTTTGGTGTCCATTAAAGGCTCGTTAGGGAAAGTCACGCACGCACCGGCTAATGGGTCAACATTTGAGCTTCCACGgggtggggggcggggggtgagagggggaaaaaaaacagccattcaaaacatccccaGCTGTCTAATTGCAGAAGACACGCAGGCGGACGCGGGCAGCGTGGAATGTTTCTCTTTAATGACAAGAGGGTGCACACAAAAGACAAAAGACGAGAGGAAGCGCGCGCGCGCGCCCATCCTAACAGGAAGTGAAGCCTTTCCAGTAGAAGTTCTTGCATCCGGCCTTCCGCTCGCGCGGGGGCAGGTTGTTGGGGGTCTCCGCCGAGCGCTCCAGATCCGCCCCGGCCCAGGCGGGACGACCGTCGGACGCCAACGCGTCGGCCAGGAAATCCTCGAGCGCCCGCTCGCGCCACTCCTGAAAGTCAGGGCAGAGGGCGGCACTTACatcgggggaggggggggaggCGACATTCTCACCTGCGATGGCGGCCTCACCTGCGATGGCGACCTGGACCGCGACGAGGGCTCCCGCTCCGCCTCCGGCTCCGGCCAGGGTTCCGCCTCGGCCGCCCGGCGCGGGTCGACGGCGGCGCGGGAAGAAAAGGCCGGGCCGCACAGCAGCGACGCCAGCGCCAAGGCCAGCAGGGACGAGCGCATGGCTGCTCGGAAAGGAAGACGGACGGCCACGTGGTTAGCTAGCGTCGGCGTCACGGTCGCTTCCGTTTTGGCCGGACCGCCCCTCCCCGGCAAAATGTTTTGGCCCGGCCCGGGCATCGACCTTCCAATCAATCACCCGCGTGTAAATCGACAGCACCGCACGTCGACCCGTCCGAGACGGCCTCGCCGACGTCAATGTGGCGCCACCGAGGGGCCAGACCTTCACCGCGGGCCTCCGGCGTCAAACGGATCGGACGTGGGCTGGCGATAAACTAACGAGTCCTTGACCGGTTTAAAGTGGACCCCGGAAGACTTTATTCCTCCGCAAAGCTTTTCTACATCGGCCGAATGATAAAATTGAGCTGGAAATTGAAATGGccagtgccccccccccccgaaaaaTAAAGAGCCGGCCGGCGCAGAAAAAGAAATGAACCAAAGCTAACCCAGAGAAAAAGAGCAAAGGCGCCTACTGGATGGTGGCGAGGGGCTTTCCGTTGGAGTTTGCGTCAACGACGACGGCGACGGGGCTTCCTTTGGCGTTTGCGGCCGGCCGAGGTGACGGTCTCCCGATGGCGTTTGGGGCTGGCGGCGGCAACGCCGGCCTTTTGTAGGCCGCGCCCCCTCCCCTCGACGGACGGTGGCACGCGCGAGGAGACGGCGGAATGCGGCCCGCCAAAATCCATTAGCCCCCCGAGGGAAAACAAACAGCGGTGGATTAGCAAACTTCATTAGCAATTTTCCATTAAGACGGCCGCACGCCAGCACGGCGGCGGCACGCCAGATCGCCCACGCCGCATTTGGCCCGCTCCAAACCATTCGCCGCCGAGAGCACTTAGCAAGTTGGAGCGGGTTCAAGTAGCGCCCCAATAATCCACTGGCAAGCCCGGACCACCCTTGGCAGACTGTCGCGTTGAAAAGTTGCAACGGCAACAATGACAGCTTACCTCCATTTTTCCAGATCTTAGCCATTTGGAGCGCCCCTTGATCTCAGCAccgtgaggcagacgtgctcagcacttgtttccttttttttgttcattgccATGccaggcaggggtgggcaaacgaTTCCACTGGAGGCCGCTCGCAGTGGATGCAACTTTTGGTTGGTTGCTGAGCCGCCAGAGGCAagctttccaccaatctggtatgttagaagtgcaatcagtggattgccgtcaggtgcttctcgtttggacagaaatctcattggttccaCTGTGTGTGTAGGTTTGCTTGGAACAAAAAGCCCGCGGACCGGATGGCCCAGCCCCCGATTTCAACCTTTAACCTTTagcccctttttttcttttccaatttcgtccaacaacacacacccCGTGAAAAGCGGCGGCGTGGGGCGATTTCCTGCGAGAAGGGAAGCGCTACGTCAGGGGGCAAAAAGCACGACCGCGCGTCAATTAGCTTTTAACGAGCGACGCCTTTACGACACGGCGGTTAATGTTTTGGATGGAGGGAACATAGCACTCGGTGACTTATTTAATATCGGCCCCCGCTCGCCGGCTAATGAACGAGCGCCTCCGTCGCCACGGCGACAAAGGAACGCGGCGCCGTCGCCAAGGAGCCGCCGGAGGCCGGCGTGATCGCTCGCTGATGACACACCGCTGCGACGGCAGCCTTTCCGTCACATCCGCAGAAGACTCGTCCGGGCCCGGACACCCACGGCGCCGTGGACCACGACGGACTCCCGCCCTCCGACCGGTCGGTCCGGCGTGGCCAGACTGCCCAGAATATTGCCCGTTAGCGTTTTGCGACTCGCGATGGCGATCGCGCTATCGAGCCGCATCAACGGTGTATCCataccacattccaaacaatAGACGTGGTTTTCCTTTGAGCAGAAAATGACCGCGTGCTCCCCCGGAACGCAAAGTCGTCGCCGTGGCGGCTCGGTCGGGCCAGACCggtggccaaaaaaaaaaaaagacactggcGGGGAGGGTTCTGCTGACGCTAATCCTGTATTCGTCAAGTGCTACGGTACAACATTTCCAAACTGCATTTCTACACGGGGTCAAATGTTTACTACACAGAGAGCGGAGACGCTCCGTCCTAGCGGCTAAACGCAGGGGCGCAGCTTACGTGAGTGACTATGGCTCCATCTAGCGTCAAAAGTGAGAagcggaagagagagagagaaagccgCGCTCAAGCTTCTGCCACGGCTCGCATTCATTTCCATCGTCCTGGTTTGTCATCCAAACCGGCCGTCGGGTGACATTTTTTGACCGCGTTCCCCGCGATGGACTTTTTCCGTCCGGCGGCTCGTGAGCGGACGTACGAGGTGGCGCCGTCGCGCTTTACCCCAGCGCCTCCGCTGGTGGTACGGCATCTTAACGGAGTCGGTGGCGGTTGTCGTTGTCGTCCTCGCGTGGGTTTGCGTCCGCTCCAACCGCCGACCGGCGCCTCCCCCGGGTCCGGCGGAAGCGCGTGGGGTCGGCGTTCACAGTCGTTTGGCGCAAACTCTGCAACGGCCGATCAAGTCGTCCGGCGGGTCGCCGCTTTCGGTCCGAGGCCTGGGTTTGCTGAAAGAGGGGAGCCGGGCTTTGAGATCCCGGCACGGCCCTTTCGGCGGCCTTCGGCTCACGTGTGGGGCGCTACCTGAACATTTCAAGCGGGTCCAGCGCCGCCAGCCAGTACGAGTACGAGTCGGTGTAAAAGTTGCACGTCCCTCTGCCGTGACACTCGATGAAGGGAATCTTGCGGAAGTTCTCCAGGCAGGATCCCGGCGACGAGAGGGGCTGACCCGAACCCTCCGCCCCCACTCCGGTTTCCTGGAGGCCCCGAGGTCACCGCGACTTACTGGCGCTCGACCCAATTTCAAGCGCTGCGGCTTTTCAGTTTGGCACTCAAGCCATTCGTGGTCCAATTTGAGACAACGTGTCCCGGAGCCGCCCGTCGGCCCTTCGTGGCCACGCGCCGGTAGCCTCCCGGCCCAAAAGTCGGCAACCAAAGGGCCCACGTTTGAAGGGAAAGTGCGGAAGCTCACCATGACGAAGGAGAATCCGGACCATAGGGGATCCCATCCCGAGGGGCACTCGGGAACCCAGCGCGTCTGACTGTGAACCGTCATCACGTTGGCCGGGGACTCGCACACCTTGCACCTGAGGGCGCGCGGACGGCGGGTCACGGGCGCGCAATGTGGCTGGCGTCGGCCAAGGCCGGCATCGCCCACGCCCCGGTCCTACCGGCTGATGTAATTCTTCAGGCGCGGTCCCGAAATGAAGGGCGTGTCGCCGTGGCCCCGCTGGTCGGTGGATAACCAATAGGAGTAGTCATTGCGGGCGGCGTAACGGCAGGTGCTGTGCGTGTTACAGAAGAGGAAGGGCATGGTGCTGAAGCGAGGCAGGCAGCTGCCCAGGGCTCCTGGAAACAGAGGGAAGAGATGGGCCGAGTCCCGATGTTCCGGGGCCGAGGTGGGGGGGGGCGCGAGCACGGCGGGGCGCCTACCCAAGTCCTGCCCGTGAGCCCGGTTGTTGCCGTTGATGAAGAGCAGGGAGAAGCCGCCGTAGACCTCCACGGATCCCCGGGGGCATTCCGGAACCGCCACGCTCTGGCTGTGTCGGGTGAACAGGAAGCCGTCCTTCTCACGGGCGTTGGGGCGCGAGCCCACCGGTCCCCGCGCCCCCTTGGCGCCCCTTGCGCCCCGCGGCCCCGTGACACCTAAAGGGCGCAAAAATGTCCTTCTTGTGCACGTAGCGAGGCTTAGGGTCTGGTTTAACCCTGGCAAGAAAAGTCTGCTTTGGCGTGAGGGTCACGTCAAACGGGCTTGATTTCTCCATCAATAAATCAgcccattgaattgaatgcaattCAAGAAGCCCAGCCAGATGTCCTAAAATGCCGTCGGGTGTCCTTCCAATGCGTTTCTGGCTTACCAGATCACTCAGCCTTGGCTTTCTTACCTTTGACTCCCGGGTCCCCTCCGTCCCCGGCGTCACCTTTTAGTCCAGCGAAGCCGGGCGAGGCCGTTGGGCCGGGGCCCCCGCGTTCCCCTTTTGGACCTGCCGACGACACGGGGCGCGGCAAACGGATTCGTTCCCAACGGGGCTCCTTTTTCATCGACCTGCCGAAACGGGTCACCTGGAGCGCCGCTGGTCCCTGGCGTTCCGGCGGCCCCCGGTTGTCCCGGCACGCCCTGATTTCCGGGTAAGCCTTGATCTCCTTGTAAAATCAGCACCTCCCTGGACACGTCTTTCCCCCTGGGGCCTGTAAGGGCGGCATTTGGCCACtcgtttagtttttttctgaaaagTCCGCCCGTTTTGCTTTCAGTTGATGTTTTCCCTCTAAAGTCTGATACATGCAGAAGCCAACGTGACCCGAATGTTCTTACCCCGTCTCCCCGTCGGTCCCGCGAGTCCGAAAAAGCCCGTGTTCCCCGCTGGACCGTCGTCACCCTCTGTGCCTGAAAAGAAAAAGGGCAAAAATCAATTAGATGTGGCAAAGAAAAGCGAAGAGGATCCGCTCTTACCGACAGGTCCCGTCGCCCCGATGTATCCCATCAGGCCTTTGAGACCCGGGACTCCAGGCGCTCCTTCTACACCCTGGACACATTTGGTTGGGCAATttccgaccaaaagaccacgccATCTTCTACGAGGTGACGGCGCACGTACTGACCGGTCTGCCCGGCGGGCCTGGATCGCCGTGGCAACCGGGGCTTCCCGTGTTACCCGTAGGCCCTTTAGAGCCTTTCTCTCCTTTCAGACCGGGCCCCGGAGGTCCGGGGGGCCCTCGACAACCCGGTTGACCTACGAGCAAAGGGGCAACTCGCAATCCCAAATAAAGCGTGCCATTTTGCACCCAAATTCAATTTAAGAGTGTCGTTGATGAATGTCGCCGTTAATTGCGAGCGTGTCTCAAAGGGCCGGCGGTTAACCTCTTGTTCCCTGTTCTCCTGGCAGTCCATTTGCGCCTTTGTCTCCTTCGGTGCAGGGTCCCCGGCTGCCACGGAGACCAGCGGGTCCAGGAGACCCAGGCGGACCGGGACAACCCGCATTTCCTGGAGGGCCAGGAGGCCCCGGATGACCACAAGTACCGGGAGGTCCTTTTTCTCCCAGGCAGCCTGAGAACAAACATTTGATTttccttgttgtttttcttcctaaCAAAGAATAGAGGCATGTCAAACAAACTCACCGGGTGAACCTTTTTCCCCCTCGGCGCCCCTGGCTCCGATTCCAGGTTCTGCAgagagaagaga of the Stigmatopora argus isolate UIUO_Sarg chromosome 10, RoL_Sarg_1.0, whole genome shotgun sequence genome contains:
- the LOC144083180 gene encoding somatostatin-2-like isoform X2 translates to MAKIWKNGAMRSSLLALALASLLCGPAFSSRAAVDPRRAAEAEPWPEPEAEREPSSRSRSPSQEWRERALEDFLADALASDGRPAWAGADLERSAETPNNLPPRERKAGCKNFYWKGFTSC
- the LOC144083180 gene encoding uncharacterized protein LOC144083180 isoform X1, encoding MAKIWKNGGKLSLLPLQLFNATVCQGWSGLASGLLGRYLNPLQLAKCSRRRMVWSGPNAAWAIWRAAAVLACGRLNGKLLMKFANPPLFVFPRGANGFWRAAFRRLLARATVRRGEGARPTKGRRCRRQPQTPSGDRHLGRPQTPKEAPSPSSLTQTPTESPSPPSTMRSSLLALALASLLCGPAFSSRAAVDPRRAAEAEPWPEPEAEREPSSRSRSPSQEWRERALEDFLADALASDGRPAWAGADLERSAETPNNLPPRERKAGCKNFYWKGFTSC